The Oryza sativa Japonica Group chromosome 11, ASM3414082v1 DNA window GCGAAGCATTGTCTGCTGCAGCTAAGAAGTTTAAGCTCCCTTCCTCTGAAAATCTTGGAGAGATTGCTGAACATTGCAACGAAAGAAAGTGCGCCGGCCATTGTGCAGAAGAAGCTGGTCAGAAGCTCTACATGTGGACACTTATAAAGAGGAAAGAGGTACTATGCTCCATCATATTTTGGCTTCTGCAGCTGATTTTATATAAGCTTTGATTTGAAAGGCTTCTAGTTCTAGTTCTACTTTTGCAGCTCCTTGTTGCCGATGCTATAGTTCTGGGGCTCAGAACAAAGTTCATGTACGTTTATGTGCCCAAACTAACGGTATATATTTGCCTAACCTCATGGGAAGCACTTTCTTTTGTTGCTGATCGTTTTACTTTGCCTTGATACGATTAATCTTTTCTATGTAGATGGAACGGAGGATACATTATGATGAAGTTGAGAGCCTATCTATTGAGTGCTTGGAAGCCACTGGAATGTTGGTGCTTGAAGCATGCAGGAACAGGCCTCCTCAAAGGAGGGGAAATCAAGTGAACTGGTGAAGTATAGAGCTTTTGAGGAAGTCATCATGGTGATGAACCCATGAAGTTGCTTTGGTGGTTATTTGGTTAACCCGTCCGAATTGATGTTATCTGAAGAAAATGAGAAATCTGGAGCAACAGAAGCTGGTTGTGACACTGCCAAGTCAGTTTTGCTGGGTGATGAAGCCGTGAATGCTCTAGTTGCCCTGGCTGTCCTGCCTCCGGTGATACAATTACTCGAGCGAAGTTCCTGTGGCTCTTCATGCGACTCTGCGGTGGACACTGGAGTTTTTACATTCTCTTTGGTGAACAACAGTAATAAAAATGATAGAAGAGTAGCATTTAAAAGTTCCTTCAGAGTTCATCAAGCAAATATCAACTTATAGTGTTGTAGATGTTCCATTGACCTCAATGTCAAGTAGTCTTCTTTTTTACTTCAGGCCACTTGACCAAGTCCCAGATTCAGTTTTGACAGAAGAAAGACTCTGTATCGGTGATGTATTTGTCAGTTGATCCTTCATCAGCTTGTCCGGAGCTACCTGCAGTTTTTTTTATAGTGGTGAACTCTTACACATGTTTGTCATGTTGCTTTGTTACTCTGgtgaagaagaaaaatagtatTGAAGTTTCATTTGAATGAACATCTTCAGGCTCTTTAAATCTTGAGCAACTACCATTTGTTCCTTCAAAAAATCAAATCTGAGCTTGAGTTGAGAAGCGAAATATGATAGTACCACCTCGAATATATATAGATCATATCGTAAAAATGCAGCTTCCTGTACAGTCAAACAATCTCAGAATTTCTACCCAAATCCTACCTCCATGACATCACGAAACAAACTGCAAATTTCTGTTTCTAACCCAACAGTTGTCTGGATTTCTCTGCACATCCTATTTCTAACCCAGGAATTGTGAACTGTCTAACATGGATTCTAAGCAGAGAACATTTCTAACCCAGGAATTGTGAACTGTACATCTACTCACAGAACTGTCTGCTGACCCAAAAACTGTTCCCTCTGAACATTTACTCTCCTGACCCAAGAACTGTTTGCTCACTTCCCATGGATGTTCTTCTTATGACGGTAGTAGTCGGCAAGATTTTGGAAGAAGTTGTGGCAGTAGGAGCATTCCACCCTGTCCTTGCTGCGCATCAGCTTGCGATGGCAAGTACAGTAGTGGGGCCTCATGGAGCCTGACGACAAACTCCGTGGTTTCGAGCCCTCGAAGCAGCTGGTGCACggcttctcccctctccctgcCTGATCGCACTCGACGAAGAACGAGAGGAGAGGGCCGTGCTGCGGAGGTgtctcgccggcgacgatggaGACGGGCggctcctcgtcttcctcctgcAATGCCGCAGTCTTGTCGGTGTCGGCGTCCCAATCTTGATCGAAGCCCTCCCAATCTTGATCGAAGGCGTCCCAATCAGGCCaatcggcgtcgtcggcgtcatcgtcgtcgtgcaTTGGTGGCTGCAGCAAGTGGGCGTCaggggcggcctcgccggcgtggGCGACGGCTTCTTGCAGTGGTGGCTGCAGCCAATGGGCGTCAggggcggcctcgccgtcgccgacgtggGCGACGGCTTCTTGCAGAGGTGGCTGCAGCCAATGGGCGTCgggggcggcctcgccggcctgGGCGGCGACTTCTTGCGGGGGTGGCTgctcaccggcgacgaggagggcagCGCCGCCCTtgtcctccaccgccgctcccgcacCCTGGAGCTGCCTCCCGGCATTGTTGTTGGAGGCGTCGGGGAGGCCACGCTTCTTGTCACCGTTCTTAGCGTCGGGGAGGCCGCTCTTGtcatcggcgacggcggaggccccCGCACCCTGGAGCGGCGCTTCCCGATCGTTCTTGGCGTCGCCGTTGAACGCACCCTTGccatcggcgacggcggaggcgccgACCTGCTCCTCCTCTGCCCCCAATTCTTGGAGCCACCGGTAAGCGCCGTGGCCGccctcgtcggcgacgaggaCAAGCCTGTCCACGTCGTGGGGCGGCAGGTGTTCGTCGGCGacgcccccgccaccgcccaccTCGTCCACCATGCTGAGCCCTTCTTGAATCGGCATCAGCGTCCCCGCGTCGACgatgccgtcgtcctcctctaAAACCTCGCCCCGCTCGACGACGCACTGCTTGATCACCTCGGCGAACTGGGGAAATGGGGAATGCGTGGTATTTGATTTCTTGTTTGATCCTGACACCGAAGCAGAGGAGGGGAGATTTATAGTGAGATTTGTATTGAGCGCTTGTGGCTTTGTGGGTTCCTCGCGGATGGGAGAACGGGAGAGGCTGCAATGGCTTGATCCACCGTCCAAGCGAGATCCGACGGATATAATTAAACGATATTGGTTACCGTTAAACTTAGTTCATGGAGGGAAAAGCTTGCGTACctgttaatttatttttgttatctGTACTTTGTTTAAGGTAGTGTTTGTCTAATTCTTGCACTTGGTGGTTTTTGCCTACTCATTTTTTAACCAGGAAATTAACCAGAGTAGAATAAAGGAACGAGTCCATTTTATAACTCCTTTGTTTTGTGGTAATATAGAAAACTAATTCTGAACTTTATAATTGAATATACTTCAACTttcgactctcaaaaccatgaaGTTTTTTACTTGTGCCTGAATATAGAGCTGTTTTGGTTGATGTGGTGTAAACCAAAAactaattttgagtttttaaaactatttaaagagtagaaaaaaagtatttctcgctaagtttttttttttggtacaaGTGAAATAGCATACAGTTGGCTTACGAACAATAGATTGAAAGCTAAATAAACACTATTTTTTGAAATGGGACGAATATTCTTTATAGCATTGTAGATTGAATTTATTAGTTTAAATTTTCAAGGCGAATAAGTCTATTGTGCCTCCCTCAACTTATGCCCATGGTTGAATCGCATCTCTCAACCGCAAAAATGGGTATAGCCCATCCCCAAACTCCCAAGACCATTGCAAATCGACTCCACGGGTGGTTTCGTCCAACGTGGAAGTTCACTCATCATTTGACCCTTGTCATTAGGTGGGACCCATTCGTCAGCAGCTTCCACCTCATCCCATATTCTCCCTCACctctcttctcccctctctctctctctcatctcttcctcctctcaccTTCCATCAGCATAgaggcagggcggcggcgatggcgcatAGGGGAGGAGCTTGCTAGCCGaccggcctcgccgcgcgcggGTAGGAGCTAGCCGGGTGACCGCATGAgggaggagctcgtcgaccGGCCGCACgcggggaggagctcgtcggcatAGTGGCAGCCAGTACCCTCGTTGATCTCCTGCAACGGCCCGACTCGAGCACCTAGAGGAGGTGGGAGGGCGAATGCCAAATGGAGGACGTCGAAGCTCGAGGAGGTCGCAACGGCTGCGTACCGGCTCCGTCCGTGTCAAACCAGCGATGCACGGTCCGCGACCCCCGCGCTGCAACCGTTGGCCTCTGCCCCGGCTACCGAGATCACTAGGGATGTAGACGGCGACCGGCATCGGCGAGCTTGCAAGAGAGCGATGCTAGGAGCGGTGTTCGAGAGCTATTCCAAAaattgccaccgccgccgggcgAGCTTCGGCTTCCTCTGACAGCCTCGGGGGTCTCGCCGGGGCGCATCTTCTCCGACAGAGGGCGGAGCGTGCCGTCAGCGAGGAGCTGCTCGGTCTCCATCAGCAACACGCCTTGCCGGTTGCGGATCCGGATGGTGGCGACGTGGATGGTGCAGACGACAGGGTGCTGTTGCTGTGACGGTGGAGATGAGCACACTCCTAGCTCATCCCAACACCtattgagttgtgatccaaattcatttgcatataataaaggccagcttctgctGAAGAGAAGCGGAGACCCGTCACTGGAGGCTTGGCCCGGATATATATACCTCTTCTAAGCCGTCGTTCGGCGTTATAACCTCACCctgatatagtgaagatattttgctggctggcgctcgtggttttttctctcttgtTTTGGAAGGGTTTTTCATGTTAAATCttgtgtcttctgtgattgatatATTGTTATTTATCGTTTATTTGCCTATCGTTTCCTAAGTCCTAACAGCACCGTGCCCCAAGACGCTAGCACAACCAGCAAGTCGAGCGTCGGGAAGGCCAGCGGCCGCGACGGCAACAATGGCCGCATCGGAATTAGCCAGTGCCTGCGCTTTTCTCAGTggtggccacggcggcggcgttccggctcCGTCCATGTCGGACTAGCGACCCCCGCGCCGCACCCGCTGGCCTCCG harbors:
- the LOC107278359 gene encoding inactive exonuclease DIS3L2, whose product is MYLKQRRSLLGQNEFNIAPCEIIRGCFTCLQFSKDAAESKERSEALSAAAKKFKLPSSENLGEIAEHCNERKCAGHCAEEAGQKLYMWTLIKRKELLVADAIVLGLRTKFMYVYVPKLTMERRIHYDEVESLSIECLEATGMLVLEACRNRPPQRRGNQVNW